The following are from one region of the Sandaracinus amylolyticus genome:
- a CDS encoding amino acid adenylation domain-containing protein, with translation MSAVPLSAAVHAALRAHDDEPAGDVEFPLTPTQHAMLVHSLRASTPGVEIEQLVVQLPEAIDVARMRAAWVWGTERFEALRTHFVWHDGEPRQRVLERATLPFEQASTGDLARFLVEDRARGVDLGRAPGARVTLLDRTLVFTFHHALLDGRSFTRVLREVMQRYDEGEAYDPPRPPSMRAHCEHLARRDLAADRAFWSEQLRGFGGPTPLPASRGAEPSGARHVELEARLGASATSRLVELGVQHGFTLANAVQAAWAIVLARHAREDDVCFGSTRAGRHGTVPEALEAVGCLIHTTPLRVAVPPERDVLAVLRDLRALGLAVRAHEHTPLTSIREWTGLPALFESLVVFERYLVDRALRALGGAWCDRRVSVHEQSEPPLVLAAYQDHDDLILKLEHDPARFDPDLIAHVRDHLVAILRGIAERPHARVGELVMVGDDEQRALLALAGGDGALMPCDATMITAAIAVVARDAHALPTHTFAQLDHDAGVLAARLAHEGIAIGDVVAVSVRRGPHLATALLGVLRAGAVYLPIDPEWPRDRIAMVLDDAGAKRVIVEDHTRASFAAHPSLAIDAPSELDPIAPIDLDPDAPATLIYTSGSTGRPKGVLVPHRALLAHACAIVPAYALDARDRCLQFTSPSFDVSIEEMLPTWLAGACVVPRSERAAASIDTFLDELERHAITVVNVPSAFFTEVALHLHDHDRALPACVRLVIVGGERPSASAYATWRARHPRVRFVNAYGPTEVTITSTLHDPGSATPSELPIGRPLGTCRAYVLDAGGQLAPRGAIGELALSGPQVALGYHARPELTAARFGPDPFARGTTMMRTGDLARWNARGELEILGRADEQLKIRGFRIEPGEIESVLRADPRVRDVVVGARPDASGTLRLVAWIVLRDRDVDPGVLRATCERSLPASMIPSAFVAIDALPITPSGKVDRRALPAPELGTSSRARRADPPEGAFETWIAALFCELLGVPEVGVNESFFELGGHSLLAVRLLSKLSARGPIELGTIFRAPTVRALARAIEDGTTSSTDATLVPLNAPARQTLDPARAPFFLLCGVQLYAALGDAMSADRAVLGGLLACEADVVGAPLDVHVMAPAYLARMRALQPRGPYLLGGVSFGGVVAYEVAQRLRAEGERVELLVLFDTILPRGLHKAGLLGRARTHLARLREPREFLAHLHAAITQRVVRRSDAPATAIDPGALTTEAIDAIRDERFRAAAERYDPGMRPYEGPALVFTARHRRVFPGDRIDRDLGWSALLRGGATYHEVDGNHLTILREPGATEIARVLRERLRNI, from the coding sequence ATGAGCGCCGTCCCGCTCTCGGCCGCGGTCCACGCCGCGCTGCGCGCACACGACGACGAGCCCGCGGGCGACGTCGAATTCCCGCTCACGCCGACCCAGCACGCGATGCTGGTGCACAGCCTGCGCGCGAGCACGCCAGGGGTCGAGATCGAGCAGCTCGTGGTGCAGCTGCCCGAGGCGATCGACGTCGCGCGGATGCGCGCGGCGTGGGTGTGGGGCACCGAGCGCTTCGAGGCGCTGCGCACGCATTTCGTGTGGCACGACGGCGAGCCCCGCCAGCGCGTGCTCGAGCGCGCGACCTTGCCCTTCGAGCAGGCGAGCACCGGCGATCTCGCGCGCTTCCTCGTCGAGGATCGTGCGCGCGGCGTGGACCTCGGCCGCGCCCCCGGCGCGCGCGTGACGCTGCTCGATCGCACGCTGGTCTTCACGTTCCACCACGCGCTGCTCGACGGGCGCTCGTTCACCCGCGTGCTGCGCGAGGTGATGCAGCGCTACGACGAGGGCGAGGCCTACGATCCGCCGCGCCCGCCCTCGATGCGCGCGCACTGCGAGCACCTCGCGCGGCGCGACCTCGCCGCCGATCGCGCGTTCTGGAGCGAGCAGCTGCGCGGCTTCGGCGGGCCCACGCCGCTGCCCGCCTCGCGCGGCGCCGAGCCGAGCGGGGCGCGCCACGTCGAGCTCGAGGCACGGCTCGGCGCGAGCGCCACCTCGCGCCTGGTCGAGCTCGGCGTGCAGCACGGGTTCACCCTCGCGAACGCGGTGCAGGCCGCGTGGGCGATCGTGCTCGCGCGGCACGCGCGCGAGGACGACGTGTGCTTCGGATCGACGCGCGCCGGGCGTCACGGCACCGTGCCCGAGGCGCTCGAGGCGGTGGGCTGTCTGATCCACACCACGCCGCTCCGCGTCGCGGTCCCACCCGAGCGCGACGTGCTCGCGGTGCTGCGCGATCTGCGCGCGCTCGGGCTCGCGGTCCGCGCCCACGAGCACACGCCGCTCACGTCGATCCGCGAGTGGACCGGCCTGCCCGCGCTCTTCGAGAGCCTGGTGGTGTTCGAGCGCTACCTCGTCGATCGCGCGCTGCGCGCGCTCGGCGGCGCGTGGTGCGATCGAAGGGTGAGCGTGCACGAGCAGAGCGAGCCCCCGCTCGTGCTCGCGGCCTACCAGGATCACGACGATCTGATCCTGAAGCTCGAGCACGATCCCGCGCGCTTCGATCCCGACCTGATCGCGCACGTGCGCGATCACCTGGTCGCGATCCTGCGCGGCATCGCGGAGCGCCCCCACGCGCGCGTCGGCGAGCTCGTCATGGTCGGCGACGACGAGCAGCGCGCGCTGCTCGCGCTCGCGGGCGGCGACGGCGCGCTGATGCCCTGCGACGCGACCATGATCACCGCCGCGATCGCCGTGGTCGCACGGGATGCACACGCGCTGCCGACGCACACCTTCGCGCAGCTCGATCACGACGCGGGCGTGCTCGCGGCGCGCCTCGCCCACGAGGGCATCGCGATCGGCGACGTCGTCGCGGTCTCGGTGCGGCGCGGCCCGCACCTCGCGACCGCGCTGCTCGGCGTGCTGCGCGCCGGCGCGGTGTACCTCCCGATCGATCCCGAGTGGCCGCGCGATCGCATCGCGATGGTGCTCGACGACGCGGGCGCGAAGCGCGTGATCGTCGAGGACCACACCCGCGCGTCGTTCGCCGCGCACCCGAGCCTCGCGATCGACGCGCCGAGCGAGCTCGATCCCATCGCACCGATCGACCTCGATCCCGACGCGCCCGCGACGCTGATCTACACCTCGGGCTCGACCGGTCGCCCCAAGGGCGTGCTCGTCCCGCATCGCGCGCTGCTCGCTCACGCCTGCGCGATCGTGCCGGCCTACGCGCTCGATGCGCGCGATCGCTGCCTGCAGTTCACCTCGCCGAGCTTCGACGTCTCGATCGAAGAGATGCTGCCCACCTGGCTCGCCGGCGCCTGCGTGGTCCCGCGCAGCGAGCGCGCGGCGGCGTCGATCGACACGTTCCTCGACGAGCTCGAGCGCCACGCGATCACCGTCGTGAACGTGCCCAGCGCGTTCTTCACCGAGGTCGCGCTGCACCTGCACGATCACGATCGCGCGCTGCCCGCGTGCGTGCGCCTCGTGATCGTCGGCGGCGAGCGACCGAGCGCGAGCGCCTACGCGACCTGGCGTGCTCGCCATCCCCGCGTGCGCTTCGTGAACGCGTACGGCCCGACCGAGGTCACGATCACCAGCACGCTCCACGATCCCGGCAGCGCGACCCCGAGCGAGCTCCCGATCGGAAGGCCGCTCGGCACCTGTCGCGCGTACGTGCTCGACGCCGGGGGTCAGCTCGCGCCGCGCGGTGCGATCGGCGAGCTCGCGCTCTCGGGCCCGCAGGTCGCGCTCGGCTACCACGCGCGCCCCGAGCTCACCGCCGCGCGCTTCGGGCCCGATCCGTTCGCGCGCGGCACCACGATGATGCGCACCGGCGACCTCGCGCGATGGAACGCGCGCGGCGAGCTCGAGATCCTCGGTCGCGCCGACGAGCAGCTGAAGATCCGGGGCTTCCGCATCGAGCCCGGCGAGATCGAGTCGGTGCTGCGCGCCGATCCACGCGTGCGCGACGTGGTCGTCGGCGCGCGCCCCGATGCCTCGGGCACGCTGCGCCTCGTCGCGTGGATCGTGCTGCGCGATCGCGACGTCGATCCCGGCGTGCTCCGCGCCACCTGCGAGCGGTCGCTCCCCGCGTCGATGATCCCCTCCGCGTTCGTCGCGATCGACGCGCTCCCGATCACCCCGAGCGGCAAGGTCGATCGGCGCGCCCTCCCCGCGCCCGAGCTCGGCACGTCGTCCCGCGCGCGCCGCGCCGATCCGCCCGAGGGCGCGTTCGAGACGTGGATCGCCGCGCTCTTCTGCGAGCTCCTCGGCGTGCCCGAGGTCGGCGTGAACGAGAGCTTCTTCGAGCTCGGCGGGCACTCGCTGCTCGCAGTGCGCCTGCTCTCGAAGCTCTCGGCGCGCGGCCCGATCGAGCTCGGCACGATCTTCCGCGCGCCCACCGTGCGCGCGCTCGCGCGCGCCATCGAGGACGGCACCACGTCGAGCACCGACGCGACCCTCGTCCCGCTCAACGCGCCGGCGCGCCAGACCCTCGATCCCGCGCGCGCGCCGTTCTTCCTGCTCTGCGGCGTGCAGCTCTACGCCGCGCTCGGCGATGCGATGTCCGCCGATCGCGCGGTGCTCGGCGGCCTGCTCGCGTGCGAGGCCGACGTGGTCGGCGCGCCGCTCGACGTGCACGTGATGGCGCCGGCGTACCTCGCGCGCATGCGCGCGCTCCAGCCGCGCGGCCCGTACCTGCTCGGCGGCGTCTCGTTCGGCGGGGTCGTCGCGTACGAGGTCGCGCAGCGGCTGCGCGCCGAAGGAGAGCGCGTCGAGCTGCTCGTCCTCTTCGACACGATCCTCCCGCGCGGTCTCCACAAGGCCGGGCTGCTCGGCCGCGCGCGCACCCACCTCGCGCGCCTGCGCGAGCCGCGCGAGTTCCTCGCGCACCTGCACGCCGCGATCACCCAGCGCGTCGTCCGACGCAGCGACGCCCCCGCGACCGCGATCGATCCCGGCGCGCTGACGACCGAGGCGATCGACGCGATCCGCGACGAGCGATTCCGCGCCGCCGCCGAGCGCTACGACCCCGGCATGCGCCCCTACGAGGGCCCCGCGCTGGTCTTCACCGCGCGCCATCGCCGCGTGTTCCCGGGCGACCGCATCGATCGCGACCTCGGATGGAGCGCGCTGCTGCGCGGCGGCGCGACGTACCACGAGGTCGACGGCAACCACCTCACGATCCTGCGCGAGCCCGGCGCGACCGAGATCGCCCGCGTGCTCCGCGAGCGGTTGCGCAACATCTGA
- a CDS encoding aldehyde dehydrogenase family protein, whose amino-acid sequence MQIPGDYIGGRFVPPTGEPLISENPARDGEHVVHTAWSADRVADAVAAAKDAQVAWSRRSFDDRLAALHRFRAVIVAQKERLADAIVKEIGKIRSEARVEIDSLIGRFDLVAAQIRNDLRDGPLPGFPNEALRWHPHGVVGVIGPFNFPLHLCHAHVVPALLLGNTVVMKPSEVAPLCGIRYAEAAHEAGLPAGVLNVVQGRGPTGAAMVAHRDVHGLAFTGSWPVGRRISEAALDKPEMLVALEMGGKNTVIVCEDADVRQAAHEIAVGAYLTTGQRCTCTDRVLVHRALAKPLIDALRKIVGALRFGDPDDASAFAGPMATRAGRDRLEAAMASAVRAGADVVVEGKRLPGGLYRSGSVHVLPEGVHDVPGYTDTELFGPDVGVEIVESDDEAIAVLNASPYGFANSVFTSSDARFDRYYRETRCGILNRNRSTNQASPRLPFGGTGRSGNFRPAGSFAPRNLAIPVAVQSNSVLSMAAHASIARALPPHDLERLEAMHDAEERAEANRTPSADARPMRVVRPKGGAVPESTKWVERLYAGDRVPREKKQLVFDHVRSHGPFMVSVDPTPLSVIDAMSQTATMPFGFSHENLVRAYVGGEWGDAMLRPHDITLPSSELDGPGQRAAEHFAQTLRALVPGLPTVCFAGSGAEANEKALALARLHAKDRGPRVLAFDGSFHGRTLFALHATHSPSKRTPFEIAGHEATFAPWPLWGTPNDGEPEEPAGWRDVCARGDAQALRARFGNSDDPLLRAEVESLALVIDTLLRHEHFVVIVEPMQSEGGDRYATARFHRGLRLVTRALGVPLVMDEVQCGFGLGGSFAWHRRFGLVDAEGNADTPDCLTIAKRAQVGIVMSRFADPEPTQAFVASMIRGRLHATMLATSDDGARVEAMVRARVPELERRWGHRIRCVRVQGFAFAFDLATPAELDAYLGQRFWRGAIAFAAGDRTVRYRLNASFEEHDVDEVFRVVHQSLAWLDAHPHEKAPEWHDVASPPRPAQPEVRIRRAAPDEVEALLPPILGLEEQVYEPARRDPEHRLRLGFEDPDGIVVLAERKDGDAWTLVGYAMAAPIERVPEVSGPDRDPARGRADTIYSLALTVDPALQGTGIGRRLKAAQLDHARAMKRADGSPRYRWCTGRNRLGHADAMMRLNDSFGAFTAVTLENQYGEDALARYYRQPLGPIAVEGGVPGSEGVVDLASGLVAPFAAPPATLVRAEREGIVSGATIDKITLLNYVTPPAVRAIEHVAALSPDLPHVYLASGRDEAIDKTIRMLRWHRKSARVVISLEGAYVGHTSACARSISDPSVHAMGPALFEWPRVPHPELVGDAESEAALRAAIAAAGGPSAVLGIVVEPMQERTGRVLSHAFVHALARLRAETGVPIVSVETAGAYYRSGAGAFASETWELVPDARVWWTGGQLGMVHVGKSLWVATPMTFVSTWDGDELSLIQMHHQLRAARKVDVAAGASALDAALAGTSARGAGLYRVVELGERRDAIADALRARGIVVRRLPGGRIAIAPALDRAVAQSEALGAALRAIG is encoded by the coding sequence ATGCAGATCCCTGGCGACTACATCGGCGGACGCTTCGTCCCGCCCACTGGCGAGCCCCTGATCTCCGAGAATCCCGCGCGCGATGGCGAGCACGTCGTGCACACCGCGTGGAGCGCCGACCGCGTCGCCGATGCCGTCGCCGCTGCGAAGGACGCCCAGGTCGCGTGGTCGCGACGCTCGTTCGACGATCGCCTCGCCGCGCTGCACCGCTTCCGCGCGGTGATCGTCGCCCAGAAGGAGCGCCTGGCCGACGCGATCGTGAAGGAGATCGGCAAGATCCGATCGGAGGCGCGGGTCGAGATCGACTCGCTGATCGGACGTTTCGATCTGGTCGCGGCGCAGATCCGGAACGACCTGCGCGACGGGCCGCTGCCCGGCTTCCCGAACGAGGCGCTGCGCTGGCATCCGCATGGAGTCGTCGGGGTGATCGGCCCCTTCAACTTCCCCCTTCATCTCTGTCACGCACACGTAGTTCCCGCGCTCCTGCTCGGAAACACGGTCGTGATGAAGCCGAGCGAAGTCGCACCGCTCTGCGGGATCCGCTACGCCGAGGCCGCGCACGAGGCGGGGCTTCCGGCGGGCGTGCTGAACGTCGTGCAGGGGCGCGGTCCGACCGGCGCGGCGATGGTCGCGCACCGCGACGTGCACGGGCTCGCGTTCACCGGGAGCTGGCCCGTCGGTCGCCGCATCAGCGAGGCCGCGCTCGACAAGCCCGAGATGCTCGTGGCGCTCGAGATGGGCGGCAAGAACACGGTGATCGTCTGCGAGGACGCCGACGTGCGACAGGCCGCGCACGAGATCGCGGTCGGCGCGTACCTCACGACGGGCCAGCGCTGCACCTGCACCGATCGTGTGCTCGTGCATCGCGCGCTCGCGAAGCCGCTGATCGACGCGCTCAGGAAGATCGTGGGCGCGCTGAGGTTCGGCGATCCCGACGACGCGAGCGCGTTCGCGGGACCGATGGCGACCCGCGCGGGGCGCGACAGGCTCGAGGCCGCGATGGCGAGCGCAGTGCGCGCGGGCGCCGACGTGGTGGTCGAGGGCAAGCGCTTGCCCGGTGGGCTCTATCGCAGCGGCTCGGTGCACGTGCTGCCCGAGGGCGTGCACGACGTGCCGGGCTACACCGACACCGAGCTCTTCGGGCCCGACGTCGGCGTCGAGATCGTCGAGAGCGACGACGAGGCGATCGCGGTGCTGAACGCGTCGCCCTACGGCTTCGCGAACAGCGTGTTCACCTCGAGCGACGCGCGCTTCGATCGTTACTACCGCGAGACGCGCTGCGGGATCCTCAACCGCAACCGCAGCACCAACCAGGCCTCGCCGCGCCTTCCGTTCGGCGGCACCGGGCGCAGCGGCAACTTCCGCCCGGCGGGCTCGTTCGCGCCGCGCAACCTCGCGATCCCGGTCGCGGTGCAGAGCAACTCGGTGCTCTCGATGGCGGCCCACGCGTCGATCGCGCGCGCGCTGCCGCCGCACGATCTCGAGCGGCTCGAGGCGATGCACGACGCCGAGGAGCGCGCCGAGGCGAACCGCACCCCGAGCGCCGATGCGCGCCCGATGCGCGTCGTGCGGCCCAAGGGCGGGGCGGTCCCCGAGAGCACGAAGTGGGTCGAGCGGCTCTACGCGGGTGATCGCGTGCCGCGCGAGAAGAAGCAGCTCGTGTTCGATCACGTGCGCTCGCACGGACCGTTCATGGTCAGCGTCGATCCCACGCCGCTCTCGGTGATCGACGCGATGAGCCAGACCGCGACGATGCCGTTCGGCTTCTCGCACGAGAACCTGGTGCGCGCGTACGTCGGGGGCGAGTGGGGCGACGCGATGCTGCGCCCCCACGACATCACGCTGCCGAGCTCGGAGCTCGACGGTCCGGGACAGCGCGCCGCGGAGCATTTCGCGCAGACGCTGCGCGCACTGGTGCCGGGGCTGCCCACGGTGTGCTTCGCGGGCAGTGGCGCGGAGGCGAACGAGAAGGCGCTCGCGTTGGCTCGCCTGCACGCCAAGGATCGCGGCCCCCGCGTCCTCGCGTTCGACGGCAGCTTCCACGGCCGCACGCTCTTCGCGCTGCATGCGACGCACTCGCCGAGCAAGCGCACGCCCTTCGAGATCGCAGGGCACGAAGCGACGTTCGCGCCGTGGCCGCTCTGGGGCACGCCCAACGACGGCGAGCCCGAGGAGCCCGCGGGGTGGCGCGACGTCTGCGCGCGCGGTGACGCGCAGGCGCTGCGCGCGCGCTTCGGCAACAGCGACGATCCGCTGCTGCGCGCCGAGGTGGAGTCGCTCGCGCTGGTGATCGACACGCTGCTGCGGCACGAGCACTTCGTCGTGATCGTCGAGCCGATGCAGAGCGAGGGCGGCGATCGTTACGCGACGGCGCGCTTCCATCGCGGGCTGCGGCTGGTGACGCGCGCGCTCGGCGTGCCGCTGGTGATGGACGAGGTGCAGTGCGGGTTCGGGCTCGGCGGCTCGTTCGCGTGGCACCGCCGGTTCGGGCTGGTCGACGCGGAGGGCAACGCGGACACGCCCGACTGCCTGACCATCGCGAAGCGCGCGCAGGTCGGCATCGTGATGAGCCGGTTCGCCGATCCCGAGCCCACGCAGGCGTTCGTCGCGTCGATGATCCGCGGTCGCCTGCACGCGACGATGCTCGCGACGAGCGACGACGGCGCGCGCGTCGAGGCGATGGTGCGGGCGCGGGTGCCCGAGCTCGAGCGGCGCTGGGGCCACCGCATCCGCTGCGTGCGCGTGCAGGGCTTCGCGTTCGCGTTCGATCTGGCAACTCCCGCGGAGCTCGACGCGTACCTCGGGCAGCGCTTCTGGCGCGGCGCGATCGCGTTCGCCGCGGGCGATCGCACCGTGCGCTATCGCCTCAACGCGAGCTTCGAGGAGCACGACGTCGACGAGGTGTTCCGCGTGGTGCACCAGTCGCTCGCGTGGCTCGACGCGCACCCGCACGAGAAGGCGCCGGAGTGGCACGACGTCGCGAGCCCGCCGCGTCCCGCCCAGCCCGAGGTGCGCATCCGCCGCGCCGCGCCCGACGAGGTCGAGGCGCTGCTGCCGCCGATCCTCGGGCTCGAGGAGCAGGTGTACGAGCCGGCGCGCCGCGATCCCGAGCATCGCCTCCGTCTCGGCTTCGAGGATCCCGACGGGATCGTCGTGCTCGCGGAGCGCAAGGACGGCGACGCGTGGACGCTCGTCGGCTACGCGATGGCCGCGCCGATCGAGCGTGTTCCCGAGGTGTCGGGCCCCGATCGTGACCCCGCGCGCGGGCGCGCCGACACGATCTACAGCCTCGCGCTGACGGTCGATCCCGCGCTGCAGGGCACGGGCATCGGACGTCGGCTCAAGGCCGCGCAGCTCGATCATGCGCGCGCGATGAAGCGCGCCGATGGCTCGCCGCGTTATCGGTGGTGCACCGGCCGCAATCGGCTCGGGCACGCCGACGCGATGATGCGCCTCAACGACTCGTTCGGCGCGTTCACCGCGGTGACGCTCGAGAACCAGTACGGCGAGGACGCGCTCGCGCGGTACTACCGCCAGCCGCTCGGGCCGATCGCGGTCGAGGGCGGTGTGCCGGGGAGCGAGGGCGTCGTCGATCTCGCGAGCGGTCTGGTCGCGCCCTTCGCCGCGCCGCCGGCGACGCTGGTGCGCGCGGAGCGCGAGGGCATCGTGTCGGGCGCGACGATCGACAAGATCACGCTGCTCAACTACGTGACCCCGCCGGCGGTGCGCGCGATCGAGCACGTCGCTGCGCTGAGCCCGGATCTGCCGCACGTCTATCTCGCGTCGGGCCGCGACGAGGCGATCGACAAGACGATCCGGATGCTGCGCTGGCACCGCAAGAGCGCGCGCGTCGTGATCTCGCTCGAGGGCGCGTACGTCGGGCACACCAGCGCGTGTGCGCGCTCGATCAGCGATCCCTCGGTGCACGCGATGGGCCCCGCGCTCTTCGAGTGGCCGCGGGTGCCGCATCCCGAGCTCGTCGGTGACGCGGAGAGCGAGGCCGCGCTGCGCGCCGCGATCGCCGCGGCGGGCGGCCCGAGCGCGGTGCTGGGCATCGTCGTGGAGCCCATGCAGGAACGCACGGGCCGGGTGCTGAGCCATGCATTCGTGCATGCCCTCGCCCGGCTGCGCGCCGAGACCGGCGTGCCGATCGTGAGCGTCGAGACCGCGGGCGCGTACTACCGCAGCGGCGCGGGCGCGTTCGCGAGCGAGACGTGGGAGCTGGTGCCCGACGCGCGCGTGTGGTGGACCGGCGGGCAGCTCGGCATGGTGCACGTCGGCAAGTCGCTCTGGGTCGCGACGCCGATGACGTTCGTGAGCACGTG
- a CDS encoding TadE/TadG family type IV pilus assembly protein has translation MRVEGPKRPGFARRLLGDQKGAAMAEAVIMLPVIILVWGIILYIHFGFRDAQRNMATLRDHAWSHAFTGCNTSAPSPTVLEEGMQFDGETAGGIDGLGGALRWVANTLFMIDEFGGRRDVDIARPESLGGGSRTLRWELLIACNEDQRGDDETPWYEALFDFFSGA, from the coding sequence ATGCGCGTGGAAGGACCGAAGCGCCCCGGCTTCGCGCGGCGCCTGCTCGGTGATCAGAAGGGCGCAGCGATGGCCGAGGCGGTCATCATGCTCCCGGTGATCATCCTGGTGTGGGGGATCATCCTCTACATCCACTTCGGCTTCCGCGACGCGCAGCGGAACATGGCGACGCTCCGTGATCACGCGTGGTCGCACGCCTTCACCGGCTGCAACACGTCGGCGCCCTCGCCCACCGTGCTCGAAGAGGGCATGCAGTTCGACGGCGAGACCGCGGGCGGCATCGACGGGCTCGGCGGCGCGCTCCGCTGGGTCGCGAACACGCTCTTCATGATCGACGAGTTCGGGGGCCGTCGCGACGTGGACATCGCGCGCCCCGAGTCGCTCGGTGGCGGCAGCCGCACGCTGCGCTGGGAGTTGCTGATCGCCTGCAACGAGGATCAGCGCGGCGACGACGAGACGCCCTGGTACGAGGCGCTCTTCGACTTCTTCTCGGGGGCGTGA